A window of Garra rufa chromosome 16, GarRuf1.0, whole genome shotgun sequence contains these coding sequences:
- the npas4a gene encoding neuronal PAS domain-containing protein 4A — MYRSTKGASKARRDQINAEIRNLKDLLPISDADKSRLSYLHIMSLACMYTRKSVFFSQDTAAAGSAEEAAGFLTFHELNEFVQIMPGFLLLLTGEGKLLYLSDSVSEHLGHSMVDLVAQGDSVYDIIDTADHFIMRSNLVPLTSPDTDRLFRCRFNTSKSVRRQSAGNKLVLIRARCLSQTPNESSPGSYWTSNPVWVCFCTPLEPHTSRGGTASDREPPSAPALESSFFLPCFRSQHSRDMRLQEAQDSVNVYLGLNVETLRSQSWYSFLHPQDLSHASAQHCSLLREGGEGRAEMVVRVETADHSWVWLYMVLQLETGESPIVSNNYIISETEAWSVRQQLSSEQTQLSLVLGSSTSQQESLSLQSPETLSSPDQVFTPGSSGLSGQSFDFSTAACSAGSTEEQGGSSSMEPAQLESGPRSSLSSLEEESFFQHEPSEPVASPSSASSPIPVTVATVSELDFLTQNILLPPAFQIDPPLPALPLPLPPVPTSQAQQTKEFVCTPPYTPQLGGSNFPFGEPHFSFDPTGATTPPPLAPTATVTTTMAPSLSPSAPSNPQDSPPPPSTTLSTILPLTLTSPTTEILFPVEPCSGSLYEKLPPTPDSPGDGDCTVMTLPEVRGPLYVDVPHGPLPYPPEGLLTPEASPGKQPSLPFFSSLREMEKERTEVSLLAQHISTLVEGFYLDPLLTKLVPSTISEHSQSPSLESAGFDSIPLLGEFYPLKSWKGLDLPIFPDDDSLFEESVLETLLQDLTSSPPLSPTLSSSSHSSLPSSPSTPECWCPPLHFDGVSAVSAGHFCSVQSAHCNNEAGRGAMMSPVNTGNMADGKEAGEVAMETEVASLPLFTGIPTSPPLQLTASPASPVSLPVSSPVNPASPGLPCAQSLLEELAALEPMFGAGASIAPGLGQQPELYQLQSHAPQQCFRKDGSGSDPPF; from the exons ATGTATCGGTCCACCAAAGGAGCGTCGAAAGCTCGAAGAGACCAGATAAACGCGGAGATTAGGAACCTGAAGGACTTGTTGCCCATCTCCGATGCGGACAAGTCTCGTCTCTCCTATCTGCATATCATGTCACTGGCTTGCATGTACACGAGAAAGTCTGTCTTCTTCAGTCAAG ATACAGCTGCAGCTGGCAGTGCTGAGGAAGCTGCGGGATTCCTCACATTTCATGAACTGAATGAGTTTGTACAAATCATGCCAGGTTTTCTTCTGCTATTGACTGGAGAAGGGAAGTTACTGTACCTGTCAGACAGCGTCTCGGAGCACCTCGGACACTCAATG GTAGATTTGGTCGCTCAAGGGGACAGTGTGTATGACATAATAGACACTGCAGACCACTTTATTATGAGGAGTAACTTGGTGCCGCTAACTTCACCTGACACAG ATCGTCTATTCCGCTGCAGATTCAACACCTCCAAATCAGTGCGTAGGCAGAGTGCAGGAAATAAGCTTGTTTTAATCCGTGCCCGCTGCCTGTCACAAACTCCAAATGAGTCTTCCCCAGGATCCTATTGGACTTCCAACCCAGTGTGGGTGTGTTTCTGTACTCCTCTGGAGCCTCACACTTCCCGAGGTGGAACTGCCTCAGACAGAGAACCACCTTCAGCTCCAGCACTAGAGAGCAGCTTCTTCCTGCCATGTTTCCGTTCTCAGCACAGCCGTGACATGAGACTTCAAGAAGCACAAGACAG tGTGAATGTATATTTGGGTCTAAATGTGGAGACTCTGCGGTCCCAATCTTGGTACAGCTTCCTGCATCCTCAGGATCTTTCACATGCCTCAGCTCAGCACTGCAGCCTAT tgagagaaggaggagaaggcAGGGCTGAGATGGTGGTTCGTGTAGAGACTGCAGATCACTCATGGGTCTGGCTTTACATGGTCTTGCAGCTGGAAACTGGGGAAAGCCCTATTGTCAGTAACAATTATATCATCAG TGAAACAGAAGCTTGGTCAGTAAGGCAGCAGCTGAGCTCTGAACAAACCCAGCTCTCCTTGGTGCTCGGCTCAAGCACTTCCCAACAAGAAAGCCTAAGCTTACAGAGTCCAGAAACACTGTCAAGTCCAGACCAAGTGTTTACACCAGGAAGCAGTGGCCTCTCTGGTCAGTCATTCGACTTCAGCACGGCCGCATGCAGTGCGGGATCTACTGAGGAACAAGGTGGCAGCTCGTCAATGGAGCCTGCACAACTGGAGAGTGGCCCACGTTCCAGTCTCTCCTCTTTGGAAGAGGAGAGCTTCTTCCAACATGAGCCCAGCGAACCTGTGGCCAGTCCTTCTTCTGCATCATCTCCCATTCCAGTCACGGTCGCAACGGTGTCAGAATTGGACTTCCTCACTCAGAATATTCTGCTGCCACCAGCATTCCAGATAGATCCTCCTCTACCAGCCTTGCCCCTTCCTCTTCCACCTGTGCCTACCTCCCAGGCCCAACAGACCAAGGAGTTTGTGTGCACACCCCCATACACACCTCAACTAGGTGGAAGCAATTTTCCCTTCGGGGAACCTCATTTTAGCTTCGATCCTACCGGGGCTACCACACCACCTCCTCTTGCTCCAACTGCAACAGTAACGACGACAATGGCTCCATCTCTTTCTCCATCTGCTCCATCGAAcccacaagacagcccgcctcCTCCATCGACAACACTCTCAACAATTTTGCCTCTCACTTTAACATCTCCAACCACAGAGATCCTCTTCCCAGTGGAGCCTTGCAGTGGGTCGCTCTATGAGAAACTCCCTCCTACTCCAGACAGTCCAGGTGACGGCGACTGCACGGTTATGACTTTACCAGAAGTCCGAGGTCCGCTGTATGTCGACGTCCCCCATGGGCCGCTACCTTACCCACCAGAAGGTCTTCTCACACCTGAAGCCTCACCTGGAAAACAGCCCAGTCTACCCTTCTTCTCCTCACTACGTGAGATGGAAAAAGAGAGAACGGAGGTCTCGCTTTTAGCCCAACACATCAGCACACTAGTAGAGGGCTTCTACCTAGATCCACTCCTGACCAAGCTGGTTCCTTCCACCATTTCTGAACACTCTCAGTCTCCATCTCTTGAATCTGCGGGATTTGATTCGATCCCACTGTTGGGTGAATTCTACCCGCTCAAGTCCTGGAAAGGCCTGGACCTGCCCATCTTCCCTGATGACGACTCTCTGTTTGAGGAGAGTGTCTTGGAGACCCTTCTGCAGGACCTGACGTCCTCCCCTCCCCTCTCACCGACACTCTCTTCCTCTTCTCACTCCAGCTTGCCCTCCTCCCCCTCCACTCCTGAGTGCTGGTGTCCACCCTTGCACTTTGACGGGGTCTCTGCTGTGAGTGCCGGTCACTTCTGTAGCGTCCAATCGGCGCACTGTAACAATGAGGCCGGGCGAGGGGCTATGATGTCGCCAGTCAACACAGGCAACATGGCAGATGGGAAGGAGGCAGGCGAAGTTGCCATGGAGACAGAGGTAGCATCATTGCCTCTGTTCACGGGCATACCAACATCCCCGCCACTGCAGCTGACTGCCTCACCCGCCTCCCCAGTTTCGTTGCCTGTCTCCTCGCCTGTCAACCCCGCATCGCCCGGCCTGCCCTGCGCCCAGTCCCTCCTCGAGGAGCTGGCCGCCCTGGAACCCATGTTTGGGGCAGGTGCCTCGATCGCCCCCGGCCTGGGGCAACAACCTGAGTTGTATCAACTCCAAAGTCATGCGCCGCAACAGTGCTTCCGCAAAG ATGGGAGTGGAAGTGATCCTCCGTTCTAA